One window of Desulfobacca acetoxidans DSM 11109 genomic DNA carries:
- a CDS encoding MFS transporter: MSSISRPQASSALDRLPSFFIYALSLLMSGVYFFLPLYLKNNLHFSGLQIGVLYAAASLNALLVTFPLGVAGDRYPLLQILRGALILSALCLWGLGYLTDYFPYLAAFWGFGLGLQAFRIALDTLLFKSAGADAIRSLARYNSWRMAGMMTGTLLGGLLFHRLGFDVSLQLLALAPLLLLAPTYRLPRLKMHYSPLRQYGRDFLTRPVLFFSTWLFLFCLHWGAETTSYGLFLRERLGLDLQGMGLYMAVEFAVLAITAYVYGRFWYGRLSPLLFLSLALLTSGLGHIFMTIPQVGISLGWRVVHGFGDALILMESYTTIARLFQVDRIGGNSSLINLVSVSGSFVGALIFGPLGAGYGYQWPLIVSGIFTLALIPLAFWGLRNKSSLHRFS, from the coding sequence ATGAGCAGCATATCCCGCCCCCAGGCTTCCTCTGCCCTTGACCGGCTACCGTCTTTTTTTATTTACGCCCTGTCGTTGTTGATGTCGGGAGTCTATTTCTTCCTCCCCCTGTACCTGAAGAACAATCTTCACTTCAGCGGCCTCCAGATCGGAGTACTCTATGCCGCCGCCAGCCTGAACGCCCTGCTGGTCACCTTCCCTTTAGGGGTGGCTGGCGACCGCTATCCCCTGCTCCAGATCTTGCGAGGGGCACTCATCCTCAGCGCCCTCTGTCTCTGGGGTCTGGGTTATCTCACCGATTATTTCCCGTATCTGGCGGCATTTTGGGGTTTTGGTCTGGGTCTGCAGGCCTTTCGGATCGCTCTGGACACCCTGCTCTTTAAATCTGCCGGGGCTGATGCCATCCGCAGCCTGGCCCGCTACAACTCCTGGCGCATGGCTGGCATGATGACCGGCACCCTGTTGGGGGGCCTGCTCTTCCACCGGCTGGGGTTTGATGTCTCTCTACAGCTATTGGCCCTGGCACCGCTGCTGCTCCTGGCGCCGACCTATCGGCTGCCCCGTCTAAAGATGCACTATAGTCCTTTGCGGCAATATGGCCGTGATTTCCTCACCCGCCCGGTACTCTTCTTCTCCACCTGGCTCTTTCTCTTCTGCCTGCATTGGGGAGCCGAAACCACCAGCTATGGACTTTTCCTGCGGGAACGCTTAGGTCTCGACCTCCAGGGGATGGGTCTCTATATGGCGGTGGAATTCGCTGTCCTGGCCATCACCGCCTATGTCTATGGCCGCTTTTGGTATGGCCGCCTGTCCCCTCTCCTATTTCTCAGCCTGGCCCTGCTCACCTCCGGCCTGGGTCATATCTTCATGACCATTCCCCAGGTCGGCATCTCGTTGGGTTGGCGGGTAGTTCACGGCTTTGGCGACGCCCTGATCCTGATGGAAAGCTACACCACTATCGCCCGACTTTTTCAGGTGGACCGCATCGGCGGCAATTCCAGTCTGATCAACCTGGTGAGCGTCTCCGGCAGTTTTGTCGGAGCATTAATATTCGGGCCCTTGGGGGCCGGCTACGGGTATCAATGGCCGCTCATCGTCTCCGGGATTTTCACCCTGGCCCTTATCCCCCTGGCCTTTTGGGGTTTAAGAAACAAATCCTCTCTCCACCGGTTTTCCTGA
- a CDS encoding 4Fe-4S binding protein, producing MKIMRKIIEIDPEKCDGCGQCVPSCAEGAIQIVEGKAQLVAEKYCDGLGACLGECPRGALRIIEREADDFDEHAVEEYLKNREQTEPPVSSLACGCPSIQVQSFAPLRPSSPQGVEPMDRVSALSNWPVKIKLVPPDAPFLKHADLLVLADCSALAYPGVHQELLPGKVVLIGCPKFDDIQEYIEKFAAIFQKAEIRHVTTVIMEVPCCAGLGHIVEKGMAAAGKRIPHEQVVIGAQGQIVSREKLAA from the coding sequence ATGAAGATAATGCGGAAGATTATCGAAATAGATCCGGAGAAATGTGACGGCTGCGGCCAATGCGTGCCCTCCTGCGCCGAAGGGGCTATCCAGATCGTGGAGGGCAAAGCGCAGTTGGTAGCGGAGAAGTACTGCGATGGCCTGGGGGCCTGTCTGGGGGAGTGCCCCCGAGGCGCCTTGCGGATCATTGAACGTGAAGCAGATGATTTTGACGAACATGCCGTGGAAGAATATCTAAAGAACCGGGAGCAGACAGAACCACCGGTTTCATCCCTGGCCTGCGGTTGTCCCTCGATCCAGGTACAGAGTTTCGCGCCCCTTCGTCCTTCCTCTCCTCAAGGGGTTGAGCCGATGGACCGGGTGTCGGCCCTGAGTAATTGGCCGGTGAAGATCAAACTGGTACCTCCCGACGCCCCCTTTCTCAAACATGCCGATCTTTTGGTCTTGGCCGACTGTAGTGCCCTCGCCTATCCGGGTGTTCATCAGGAACTGTTGCCGGGCAAAGTGGTGTTGATCGGCTGCCCCAAATTCGATGATATCCAGGAGTACATCGAGAAATTTGCCGCCATTTTTCAGAAGGCGGAAATCCGGCATGTCACCACGGTCATCATGGAGGTACCCTGTTGCGCCGGTCTGGGCCATATCGTGGAGAAGGGCATGGCTGCCGCCGGGAAAAGAATTCCCCACGAACAGGTGGTCATCGGGGCTCAGGGCCAGATTGTCAGCCGGGAGAAATTGGCCGCCTGA
- the hcp gene encoding hydroxylamine reductase, whose translation MFCYQCEQTAKGEACTVLGVCGKKPDVAALQDLLIYALVGLSQVALEGRRVGVSDKGVNVFTQQATFATLTNVDFDPSRFVAWINECVKHREALKAKVKASGGNAEFSGGPATFQPASGLADLVKQGEEVAITTYPAPDADALSLKHTLLFGLKGVAAYADHAEILGQEDEKVYAFVHEGLAAMLDPKLAVPDLLSLVLKCGEINLRAMELLDAGNTGRYGHPVPTKVPLGAKKGKAILVSGHDLVDMELILQQSEGKGIYVYTHGEMLPTHGYPGLKKYPHFYGHYGTAWQNQGKEFPQFPGAILMTTNCIQKPAETYMDHIFTTGLVGWPGVRHIADKDFTPVIEKALKLPGFTEDSNGRSVMVGFAHNTVLGVAGQIIEAVKNKQIRHFFLVGGCDGAKASRNYYTEFVEKAPKDTVVLTLACGKFKFFDKDLGDIGGIPRLLDVGQCNDAYSAIQIAAALAKAFGIGINDLPLSMILSWYEQKAVAILLTLLYLGVKDIRLGPSLPAFVTPNVLDALVKNFDLKPITSAEEDLKAILG comes from the coding sequence ATGTTTTGTTATCAATGCGAACAGACCGCCAAAGGCGAAGCCTGCACCGTACTGGGAGTTTGTGGCAAGAAGCCCGATGTTGCCGCCTTGCAGGATCTTTTGATCTATGCCCTCGTCGGCCTGTCCCAGGTGGCTCTAGAGGGTCGCAGGGTGGGCGTCAGCGACAAGGGGGTTAACGTCTTCACGCAGCAGGCCACCTTTGCCACCCTGACCAATGTGGACTTTGATCCGTCCCGTTTTGTTGCCTGGATCAATGAGTGCGTCAAACACCGGGAGGCCTTGAAAGCCAAAGTCAAAGCCTCCGGCGGTAACGCGGAATTCTCTGGCGGTCCAGCCACCTTCCAACCGGCCTCCGGTCTGGCGGATTTGGTGAAGCAGGGGGAGGAAGTGGCCATTACCACCTATCCGGCCCCGGACGCGGATGCCTTGTCCTTGAAGCACACTCTGCTCTTCGGTCTCAAAGGGGTGGCCGCCTATGCCGACCATGCCGAGATTTTAGGGCAGGAGGATGAAAAAGTCTATGCCTTTGTGCACGAAGGTCTGGCCGCGATGCTGGACCCGAAACTGGCCGTTCCCGATTTATTGTCGCTGGTCTTAAAATGCGGTGAAATCAACCTGCGGGCCATGGAGCTCCTGGACGCCGGCAACACCGGCCGTTATGGCCATCCGGTTCCCACCAAGGTTCCTCTCGGGGCCAAAAAGGGAAAGGCCATCTTAGTTTCCGGCCATGACCTGGTCGATATGGAGTTGATCCTGCAACAGAGCGAGGGCAAAGGCATCTATGTCTATACCCACGGTGAGATGCTACCCACCCACGGCTACCCCGGCCTGAAGAAATATCCCCATTTTTATGGCCACTATGGCACGGCCTGGCAGAACCAAGGCAAGGAATTTCCTCAATTCCCCGGCGCTATCCTCATGACCACCAACTGTATCCAGAAACCGGCCGAAACCTATATGGACCATATCTTTACTACCGGATTGGTGGGATGGCCGGGAGTCAGGCATATCGCCGATAAAGACTTCACCCCGGTAATTGAGAAGGCCCTAAAATTACCCGGTTTTACCGAAGACAGCAACGGCCGCAGCGTCATGGTGGGCTTTGCTCATAACACCGTCCTGGGCGTGGCCGGGCAGATCATCGAGGCGGTAAAAAACAAGCAGATTCGCCACTTCTTCCTGGTGGGCGGCTGCGATGGGGCCAAAGCCTCCCGCAACTATTACACCGAGTTTGTCGAGAAGGCTCCCAAGGATACAGTCGTGCTTACCCTGGCCTGCGGCAAATTCAAGTTTTTTGACAAAGACCTGGGCGACATCGGGGGTATTCCCCGCCTCCTGGACGTCGGCCAGTGCAATGACGCCTATTCCGCCATTCAGATTGCTGCAGCCCTGGCCAAGGCCTTTGGTATCGGAATCAACGACCTGCCATTATCGATGATCCTTTCCTGGTATGAGCAGAAGGCCGTTGCCATTCTGTTGACCCTGCTTTATCTTGGGGTTAAGGACATCCGTTTAGGTCCCAGTCTACCGGCCTTTGTTACGCCCAACGTCCTGGACGCCCTGGTAAAGAATTTTGATCTTAAACCGATTACCAGCGCCGAGGAGGACCTGAAGGCGATTTTGGGTTAA